ATCATCTCTCGTATGCGTGAAGGTGATCGATGCGAGTCGTTGGGGTGTTCGTTCGGGACAGtgaaaaaagaggaagaaggtggaggaaggaacTTGAGGGTGGATTGGAAAGAGGCAGTTTGGGCGGCGACGAGGGGTGGTAAAGCGGGTATGGGCTTGGGCGGTGCGTTAGAACTCGGGATGGAGTTTGATGTACAGTTGAGTGAGTTCATcgattttttttttcttaATTGTTTTGTTCCTTTTCAACCACGTGGCGGGtgctgatgaatgatggGGTTCCGCAGTTGAACTTGCGAGCGAAGAGAACCCTACTGGAACGGGTCCGCTCGATTTCTTTGACCTGGCAGACAGTCAATTCGACACCGACACGGACGAATGGTGGTTCGACGCGCTTGAAAGGTGGTGGTCCAACGGAGATGAGCGAAACCGCAAGGGTATGTGGGTCCAAGGTGCCAAGATCGCATAGGTCCTCATCGGATAGAGCCCAGGATACCAGCCATTCACtcattctttttctttaGACTATCCTTCTCGGGATTTTATAGGGTTAGAATCTATATTAGACATGTCAAAATGGATATACCAATGCATGTTTCTCTACAACTAACTCTCGTAGCCTAACACAAGTATATGTCCCAAAAGTTAAATGATACCACGCCTTATTCCAGTTTTCGTGAAAATGAAATAACATGGAAATGTTTAGGGCTTAGAGCTTGACCTCGTTTGCAACCACGCTCCAAGGATGCTCAATCTCACCAGTCTGGATAGCAGTGATCCTGTCCAAAACACCCTTGGCAATGCTACCCATCCCCTCAGACCCGGTGGGGATGATAATATCACGACCCTCGTAACCAATCTTGTCAACGGCAGAGACGATGGCGGCCGTACCGGTACCAAAGACCTCGACCAATGTACCGTTCTTTTCGGCCTCAACGAGATCAGCCATCACGAGCTTTCGCTCGGAAACGGTGAGCTTTTCGGGAAGGCCGGGAAGAAGTGTCTTGCCGGAAGCGTGTTCTCGGGCGAGTTGAAGAGCGCTACAAGGTTAGTTTTGGTTAGGAATTGGGTTCTATATTGCAAAGTGACAAGTGAGTTGTGCTTACGAATCTCGCGTGACACCAGGGAGGACGAGGTCGTCCAAAGGAGGGGTGACGAGCTCAACGGCTAAGATGCCACTCTTTCAATATTGGTTCCGATTGGAGAAGACAAAAATGATGGTGAAGGACTCACAACCGTCGGGTTTCTTGAAGGCAACAAACAAGTTCATAGTACCGACCTCGGTCAAAGCGTGCTCGGGACCAAGCAACCAAAGGTTTTGGCTGTAGCCTTCTTTGGCTGCCTCAGTTTGAGGAACGACACCGGGGGCGTAGCTATGGTTTTTGTCAACTGGGGAATCGGTTGTAAAAGCCTTGGATAAACTTACTTGGCACCGAGTTTGTAACCACCAGTACCACCGGGAGCGGCACGGACATATTTGGTGGTCGCCAAGAGTTGGACAGGCTTGAAGCCAGAGGCGTAGTAAGGGCCGACCTGTAACCTCCTCAGCATGATTCTCCATAATTCTCCATGGTCAATTGTAAAATCAACTTACAGGAGAGCAAATGACAAATAATAAAGCGTCGTTGGAAGGTCCCACACCAAGAGCATTCTGGGTACCGATCAGCGTTGGTCGGATGTACAATGAGTAgcccttctccttgggGATCCATTCAGATTCAAGAACGATGAGCTTCTTAATAAGCTCAGTGAGAGCCTCGCCATCGAAGTTGGGGAGAGCAATACGACTGGCACTCTGCGAGCAATACCCTGTCAGTGATTTCGCAAACACACATAGCAGAAGCCATAACGTACCCTGTTCATCCTCGCCATGTTCATGTCCGGCCTGAACAATCTAACGGTACCGTCCTCCTGCCTGTAG
Above is a genomic segment from Cryptococcus decagattii chromosome 13, complete sequence containing:
- a CDS encoding branched-chain amino acid aminotransferase, whose protein sequence is MSRLAPRLAIAARAVRQPAAARAIAAAFTAPLTNQTRGYRSQPMRDVMTGEIIQLPDIDPSTVKIDLTSNPKTRLPNSKLVFGHTFTDHMLTIPWSSKSGWGTPHIKPYGPLELDPSSTVFHYAFTLFEGMKAYRQEDGTVRLFRPDMNMARMNRSASRIALPNFDGEALTELIKKLIVLESEWIPKEKGYSLYIRPTLIGTQNALGVGPSNDALLFVICSPVGPYYASGFKPVQLLATTKYVRAAPGGTGGYKLGANYAPGVVPQTEAAKEGYSQNLWLLGPEHALTEVGTMNLFVAFKKPDGSVELVTPPLDDLVLPGVTRDSALQLAREHASGKTLLPGLPEKLTVSERKLVMADLVEAEKNGTLVEVFGTGTAAIVSAVDKIGYEGRDIIIPTGSEGMGSIAKGVLDRITAIQTGEIEHPWSVVANEVKL